Proteins co-encoded in one Leptospira fletcheri genomic window:
- a CDS encoding LIC_10271 family cell wall hydrolase, which yields MRIRFRLGSILLFCIWAFTSDARTSRAGTVPSRTHKVQNKETAFSIAKKHGLDWRLLLEWNGKKESDGLRTGEVLRLPPDPSKGSGRSSAGTEFAVKQSQPRFGKPLGKLPPIALPFSTTSHYPNKGVLFKVGRHKEVRPVTEGKVVMVDRMEGYRKYIILEHKGGFSSVYANLRAVSVKEGEIVGRNSSMGELESGRGLYLQINQGNKALDPMSVIVR from the coding sequence ATGAGGATCCGCTTTCGACTAGGGTCGATTTTGCTGTTTTGTATTTGGGCTTTTACTTCCGACGCCCGTACCTCCCGAGCCGGAACCGTCCCCTCCCGAACCCACAAGGTCCAAAATAAGGAAACTGCTTTTTCCATCGCAAAAAAACACGGATTGGATTGGAGACTTCTTTTGGAATGGAACGGCAAAAAAGAATCCGACGGATTGCGCACCGGCGAAGTATTAAGATTGCCTCCCGATCCGTCCAAAGGTTCAGGACGATCCTCGGCGGGAACAGAATTCGCGGTAAAACAATCCCAGCCTAGATTCGGAAAACCGTTGGGAAAACTTCCTCCGATCGCCCTCCCTTTTTCCACGACGAGTCATTATCCAAATAAAGGGGTTCTGTTCAAGGTCGGCAGGCACAAAGAAGTTCGTCCAGTGACCGAAGGAAAAGTAGTTATGGTGGACCGTATGGAAGGATACAGGAAATATATTATTTTGGAGCATAAGGGGGGATTTTCCTCCGTCTACGCCAACCTTCGGGCCGTGTCCGTAAAGGAGGGAGAAATCGTAGGCAGAAACTCCTCCATGGGTGAACTCGAATCCGGAAGAGGATTGTACTTACAAATCAACCAAGGGAACAAGGCCTTGGACCCTATGTCCGTAATCGTTCGATGA
- a CDS encoding Crp/Fnr family transcriptional regulator, which translates to MDLMLESMFSKFGKTYEPNQIIFCENEPGNDFYLIQTGKVKITKTVGNSIKTLDILEQGDIFGEMAILEEQPRSATAIAISEVKVLNFNRANFELLLTKNPTLALKILTIFSVRIYDAKRRLLILLLDDITGKVADVFLMLYEKMHTHTDFKEVVLNVSVEDVADWCAQPVGEVQKVVNQFAKSGKIEIYTDKIVIHNINDFQRIVSQKRKPG; encoded by the coding sequence ATGGATCTAATGCTTGAGTCGATGTTTTCCAAGTTCGGCAAGACGTACGAACCGAACCAAATCATTTTCTGCGAAAACGAACCGGGAAACGATTTTTATCTGATTCAAACGGGCAAGGTTAAGATCACCAAAACTGTCGGCAATTCCATCAAGACCTTGGATATATTGGAGCAAGGAGATATCTTCGGCGAAATGGCGATCCTGGAGGAGCAGCCGAGGAGCGCGACCGCCATTGCGATCTCGGAAGTAAAGGTTTTGAACTTTAACCGAGCCAATTTCGAACTTCTGCTGACCAAAAACCCGACTCTGGCGTTGAAGATCCTGACGATCTTCTCCGTCAGAATCTACGATGCCAAGCGTCGCCTTCTTATACTTCTTCTGGATGATATCACCGGCAAAGTGGCCGACGTATTCCTAATGCTATACGAAAAAATGCATACGCATACCGATTTTAAGGAAGTGGTTCTCAACGTTTCGGTGGAGGATGTAGCTGATTGGTGTGCTCAACCGGTGGGCGAAGTCCAAAAAGTGGTCAACCAGTTCGCCAAAAGCGGTAAAATAGAGATCTATACCGACAAAATCGTAATTCACAATATCAACGACTTCCAGAGAATAGTCTCCCAGAAGCGCAAACCGGGTTAG
- a CDS encoding GlmU family protein, with protein sequence MSRVQRILIDEREILPGLKALTRVRSFSEIRDGILTPLERLRAQYPDAKIFYKHSIPEFERSFLERNPKVLIHEGQDVDLILSPEEFLPWKLIEGTGRSIEQDIDLNKELRKWIKKLKVKSGDFQIVGKSKHLHVHPSASIFPGVVIDVTSGPVIVDKDVKITSFTFLEGPLYIGPGARIDNARITGGTTIGQGCRIGGEVGESIVLDYSNKHHEGFLGHSLIGSWVNIGALATTSDLKNNYGVVKILEEGVECNTGSIKFGSIIGDFSKIGIGVMLNTGAVVDFGCNVVSSRIGGYIPPFSWVNGEPYILDHFLRDSRKIMARRNRELSSSEAELIRVLYETKVRK encoded by the coding sequence GTGTCAAGGGTCCAAAGAATTCTAATCGACGAAAGGGAGATCCTTCCCGGTTTAAAGGCCCTGACTAGAGTCAGGTCTTTTAGCGAAATTCGCGATGGAATTCTAACCCCGCTGGAACGCTTGCGGGCCCAATACCCGGACGCCAAGATCTTTTACAAGCATTCGATTCCCGAATTCGAACGGTCCTTTTTGGAGAGGAACCCGAAGGTCCTGATCCATGAGGGACAGGATGTGGACTTGATCCTCTCTCCCGAAGAATTTCTCCCTTGGAAGTTGATCGAAGGTACCGGCCGTTCGATCGAGCAGGATATCGATCTGAACAAGGAACTCCGGAAGTGGATCAAAAAGTTAAAGGTGAAGTCCGGAGATTTTCAGATCGTCGGCAAATCCAAACACTTGCATGTCCATCCGTCCGCGAGCATCTTTCCGGGAGTGGTCATCGACGTAACCTCCGGTCCCGTGATCGTGGACAAGGACGTTAAGATCACCTCGTTTACTTTTTTGGAAGGTCCCTTGTACATCGGCCCGGGTGCCAGGATAGATAACGCCAGGATTACCGGCGGAACCACGATCGGGCAGGGGTGCCGAATAGGCGGAGAAGTCGGAGAAAGTATCGTTTTAGATTATTCTAATAAACACCACGAAGGATTTCTGGGACATTCCCTCATCGGTAGTTGGGTCAATATAGGCGCGTTGGCTACCACTTCGGATTTGAAGAACAATTACGGAGTGGTAAAAATTCTGGAAGAAGGCGTCGAATGCAATACAGGATCGATCAAGTTCGGTTCCATCATCGGGGATTTTTCGAAAATCGGAATCGGAGTGATGTTGAACACCGGTGCAGTGGTCGATTTCGGATGTAACGTAGTTTCCTCCAGAATCGGAGGTTATATTCCGCCTTTTTCCTGGGTCAACGGTGAGCCTTATATTCTGGACCATTTTCTCCGCGATTCCAGAAAGATCATGGCAAGACGTAACCGTGAACTATCCTCTTCCGAGGCCGAATTGATTCGTGTGCTTTACGAAACGAAAGTGCGTAAATGA
- a CDS encoding ammonium transporter, whose amino-acid sequence MKLVKKILPFLILAIPVFVWGQEATTPAPAPAPTLDKGDTAWMIVASAFVFFMIPGLALFYGGLVRSKNVLSTMMHSFIAILVLTLQWTIFGYSFAFSGENPYYGDFALAFLNGINENTLELTVPKYVHFLFQGMFALITPALISGAIAERVKLSGYIAFILLWATLVYDPVAHWVWAGSGWLFKMSALDFAGGTVVHLISGIAGLAAAIVIGKRKGEGISLVQPNNLTYTLIGAGLLWFGWFGFNAGSGLATNGIAARAFVVTLVAPAAAGVAWLVIEYLHTKKATALGAASGIVAGLVVITPASGFVGPVESIYMGFIVAPICYGAILLKGKLGYDDSLDAFGIHGVGGAIGAILTGVFTLTLGAGVASKGDQIVVQLISVAATGIYSFVVSLVLAFVIEKTIGFRISEEKEIAGLDSEIHGEKGYIL is encoded by the coding sequence ATGAAATTGGTAAAGAAAATTCTTCCGTTCCTGATCCTTGCGATCCCCGTATTCGTATGGGGCCAGGAAGCAACCACCCCCGCACCGGCTCCTGCGCCCACCTTGGATAAAGGTGATACCGCATGGATGATTGTCGCGTCCGCCTTCGTGTTCTTTATGATTCCAGGCCTGGCCCTTTTTTACGGCGGCTTGGTCAGATCTAAGAACGTACTTTCTACGATGATGCACAGCTTTATCGCCATCCTCGTATTGACTTTGCAGTGGACTATCTTCGGATACAGCTTTGCTTTTTCCGGCGAAAACCCATACTACGGAGACTTCGCATTAGCATTCCTGAACGGGATAAACGAAAACACGTTGGAGCTTACGGTTCCGAAATACGTTCACTTCCTCTTCCAAGGAATGTTCGCATTGATCACTCCAGCTCTAATTTCCGGAGCGATCGCGGAACGGGTAAAACTTTCCGGATACATCGCTTTTATCCTACTTTGGGCAACTCTGGTTTACGATCCGGTCGCTCACTGGGTTTGGGCTGGATCCGGTTGGTTATTTAAAATGAGCGCCCTCGATTTTGCCGGAGGAACGGTAGTCCACTTGATTTCCGGTATCGCCGGTTTGGCCGCCGCAATCGTCATCGGAAAACGTAAAGGGGAAGGAATCTCCTTGGTCCAACCGAATAACCTGACGTATACGCTGATCGGAGCCGGATTACTCTGGTTCGGATGGTTCGGATTCAACGCAGGTTCCGGACTGGCTACGAACGGTATTGCGGCTCGTGCATTCGTCGTAACTTTGGTCGCCCCCGCAGCGGCAGGAGTTGCATGGCTTGTGATCGAATATCTGCATACTAAAAAGGCTACCGCGTTAGGTGCAGCTTCAGGAATCGTCGCCGGTCTTGTGGTAATCACTCCCGCTTCCGGTTTTGTCGGTCCGGTTGAGTCCATTTATATGGGATTCATCGTTGCACCGATCTGTTACGGAGCGATTCTTCTGAAAGGTAAACTGGGTTATGACGATTCTCTTGACGCTTTCGGAATTCACGGTGTAGGGGGAGCGATCGGAGCGATTCTGACCGGTGTATTTACTCTTACTTTGGGCGCGGGTGTCGCGAGCAAAGGGGATCAGATCGTTGTTCAATTGATCAGCGTGGCCGCAACCGGTATTTATTCGTTCGTGGTTTCCCTGGTGCTGGCTTTCGTGATAGAAAAAACGATCGGATTCCGAATTTCCGAAGAGAAGGAAATCGCCGGTCTCGATTCCGAAATTCACGGAGAGAAGGGTTATATTTTATAA
- a CDS encoding amidohydrolase family protein, producing the protein MEWEIINANAVTPSGVVEDASIRIKGGRILSIRKGKSTDSIPIRINLGGLFVYPGLINAHDHLLGSYLPKVGTNRPYTNWLPWDNDLKSSVIFAERQQLEPEQLYFLGSYKNLISGVTSVLDHVPHFVQEPFLDTAPVRILNRYTLSHSICSYSLGWGEGPTQEYEKAKRENLPYVTHIAEGFDEESENAVRTLQSLGALGEHTVLVHGLAFDGEDIKSVAKAKAHFVWCPESNLFTFGKTAEIRAILESGINVSLGTDSPFSGSLNLLQEIKNARSFFREKYGEDLDPKTVFQMVTSHPAKALRISEDLGSLEEGKIADLTVLSSDKTDAYEALCSADLGSVRLVVKEGVPLYGDLALKEFFDETGVIGREIRISETDKYLAGDPLGLVESVTRALGYKKDLAFFPVG; encoded by the coding sequence ATGGAATGGGAGATAATAAACGCAAACGCCGTGACTCCTTCGGGAGTCGTTGAAGACGCTTCGATTCGCATAAAAGGCGGTCGAATTCTTTCTATCCGAAAAGGAAAATCCACGGATTCGATTCCTATCCGAATCAATCTGGGCGGACTTTTCGTTTATCCCGGATTGATCAACGCACATGACCACCTCTTGGGTTCCTATTTGCCGAAAGTAGGAACCAACAGGCCATACACGAACTGGTTGCCTTGGGACAACGATCTAAAGTCCTCCGTTATTTTTGCGGAAAGACAACAATTGGAACCGGAACAACTTTATTTTTTAGGATCCTATAAGAACCTAATCAGCGGAGTTACTTCCGTATTGGACCATGTCCCCCACTTCGTGCAGGAACCTTTCCTGGATACGGCGCCCGTCCGCATTTTGAATCGATATACGCTTTCACACAGCATCTGTTCCTATTCTTTGGGTTGGGGAGAAGGCCCTACCCAGGAATACGAAAAAGCGAAACGGGAGAATCTGCCGTACGTGACCCATATCGCGGAAGGATTCGACGAGGAATCGGAAAACGCCGTCCGCACCCTGCAATCTTTGGGCGCCTTGGGAGAACATACTGTTTTAGTGCACGGACTTGCCTTCGACGGAGAAGATATCAAATCCGTCGCCAAAGCCAAGGCTCATTTCGTATGGTGTCCCGAATCCAACTTATTCACGTTCGGCAAGACCGCGGAAATCAGGGCCATACTGGAATCCGGAATCAACGTGAGCCTCGGAACGGATTCTCCGTTTTCCGGATCCCTGAATCTCTTACAGGAAATCAAAAACGCGCGATCTTTTTTCCGAGAGAAATACGGCGAAGATCTGGATCCAAAAACGGTCTTTCAAATGGTGACTTCCCATCCTGCAAAAGCGCTGCGAATTTCCGAGGATTTAGGAAGTTTGGAGGAAGGAAAAATCGCCGATCTAACGGTTTTATCTTCCGACAAGACGGACGCGTACGAAGCTCTGTGTTCCGCGGATCTCGGATCGGTCCGTCTGGTCGTCAAAGAAGGCGTTCCTCTGTACGGGGATCTTGCTTTGAAAGAATTTTTCGACGAAACCGGAGTTATCGGACGCGAAATAAGGATCTCGGAGACCGATAAATACCTTGCAGGAGATCCCCTAGGGTTGGTAGAATCGGTCACCCGGGCCCTTGGTTACAAAAAGGATTTGGCATTTTTTCCTGTCGGGTAA
- the prmC gene encoding peptide chain release factor N(5)-glutamine methyltransferase translates to MQNSEDSVLSLLKKSEEFLKRKNIPSPRLDAELLLADLLKIPRVKLYVDFERPLSLVEKDAYRERILERSKSRPTAYIIGKKAFFDSEFYVDQNVLIPRPETEELVAWVLEDSSKGQDSQEVLDLCSGSGCIGISLAKPKAGWTLHFSDVSPEAMSVTKRNSSEILGGNRKIEFFESDLFSSIPKDKSFDCIVSNPPYIPEKEKAEIMPDVLNYEPHLALFLSDFEEFHVKLLGQALPFLKEGGRLYLETHPDYSSWLRETALKVGYSDVILRKDLSSKERFLRLTK, encoded by the coding sequence ATGCAGAATTCCGAGGACAGCGTCCTAAGCCTTTTAAAGAAATCGGAAGAATTTCTCAAAAGAAAGAATATACCCTCTCCTCGCTTGGACGCGGAACTTCTCTTGGCGGATCTTCTGAAAATCCCGAGAGTAAAACTCTACGTGGATTTTGAACGTCCCTTGTCTCTCGTAGAAAAGGACGCCTACAGAGAAAGGATTCTCGAACGATCCAAATCCCGTCCTACGGCTTACATCATCGGAAAAAAGGCCTTTTTCGATTCCGAATTTTACGTGGATCAGAACGTTCTGATCCCGAGACCCGAAACCGAAGAATTAGTCGCATGGGTACTCGAGGATTCTTCTAAAGGACAGGACTCACAGGAAGTCCTGGATCTCTGTTCCGGGAGCGGTTGCATCGGAATCAGTTTGGCCAAACCGAAAGCAGGTTGGACCCTTCACTTTTCGGACGTTTCTCCGGAAGCGATGAGCGTTACCAAACGCAATAGTTCGGAAATCTTAGGGGGAAACCGTAAGATCGAATTTTTCGAAAGCGATCTTTTTTCCTCCATTCCTAAAGACAAATCCTTCGATTGTATCGTATCGAATCCTCCCTACATTCCCGAAAAGGAAAAAGCGGAAATCATGCCCGACGTATTGAATTACGAACCCCATCTCGCGCTTTTTCTTTCCGATTTCGAGGAATTTCACGTTAAACTGTTAGGCCAGGCCCTCCCCTTTCTGAAGGAAGGAGGACGCTTGTATTTAGAAACACATCCGGACTATTCAAGCTGGCTAAGAGAAACAGCGCTTAAGGTCGGTTATTCGGACGTTATCCTGCGTAAAGACCTTTCTTCCAAGGAAAGATTCCTTCGCTTAACGAAGTGA
- a CDS encoding carboxyl transferase domain-containing protein → MEVIESQIRTSSSEYKENYEDLSARVDATRRLLEKVRKGGGDKAIQRHKSRGKLTARERVEGLLDPGTPFLEFSPLAAEQVYADEVPAAGILTGIGRIAGAPCVIVANDATVKGGTYYPLTVKKHIRAQEIARENRLPCIYLVDSGGAFLPMQDEVFPDKEHFGRIFFNQANLSRAGIPQISIVMGSCTAGGAYIPAMSDESVIVRGNGTIFLGGPPLVRAATGEIVTPEELGGADVHCRISGVTDHLAENDEHALEIARHIVSTLGGSARTESVSYEEPLYPAEEIYGIIQKDIRKPYDVREVIARIVDGSRFQEFKKNYGTTIVTGFANIYGKLTGIVANNGVLFSESSLKAAHFIELCNQREVPLIFLQNITGFMVGKKYENSGIAKDGAKMVNAVSTSVVPKYTVVIGGSYGAGNYGMCGRAFDPRFLWMWPNARISVMGGEQASNVLLTVKLDQLEKEGKTMSVEEREIFRKPILEDYENRSSYLYSTARLWDDGVLDPARTRETLGLALHSDFSPKGQKPSYAIFRM, encoded by the coding sequence ATGGAAGTAATAGAATCCCAGATCCGTACGTCTTCGTCCGAATATAAGGAAAATTACGAGGATTTGTCCGCTCGCGTGGATGCCACCCGTCGTCTTTTGGAAAAAGTGAGAAAAGGCGGGGGGGACAAAGCGATCCAGCGCCATAAAAGCAGGGGAAAATTGACCGCTCGAGAAAGGGTGGAAGGTTTACTGGATCCCGGCACTCCCTTCTTGGAATTTTCTCCTCTTGCCGCAGAGCAGGTTTATGCGGATGAGGTTCCCGCCGCAGGCATACTCACCGGAATCGGAAGAATCGCCGGAGCTCCCTGCGTGATCGTGGCGAATGACGCCACCGTAAAGGGCGGAACCTATTATCCTCTCACCGTAAAAAAGCACATTCGAGCCCAGGAAATCGCGAGAGAAAACCGACTTCCTTGTATTTATCTCGTGGATTCCGGCGGGGCATTTTTGCCCATGCAAGACGAGGTGTTTCCGGATAAGGAACATTTCGGAAGAATCTTTTTCAACCAGGCAAATCTTTCCCGCGCGGGAATTCCCCAGATTTCGATCGTAATGGGGAGTTGTACCGCAGGTGGAGCGTACATCCCGGCCATGTCGGATGAGTCGGTGATCGTTCGTGGAAACGGTACGATCTTTCTAGGAGGTCCCCCTCTCGTAAGGGCGGCTACGGGGGAAATCGTGACCCCGGAAGAGTTGGGAGGGGCGGACGTTCATTGTAGGATTTCCGGAGTGACCGACCATTTGGCGGAAAACGACGAGCACGCCCTGGAAATCGCAAGGCATATCGTGTCCACTTTAGGAGGCTCTGCGAGAACGGAATCCGTTTCCTACGAAGAACCTTTGTATCCTGCGGAAGAGATCTACGGAATTATACAGAAGGATATCCGCAAGCCCTACGACGTTCGGGAAGTGATCGCACGTATTGTGGACGGCTCACGCTTTCAGGAATTTAAAAAGAATTACGGTACGACCATCGTGACGGGTTTCGCGAATATCTACGGAAAATTAACCGGAATCGTAGCGAATAACGGAGTATTGTTTTCCGAAAGTTCCTTAAAGGCGGCTCATTTTATAGAACTGTGCAATCAGAGAGAAGTCCCGCTGATTTTTCTACAGAATATCACCGGGTTTATGGTCGGAAAAAAATACGAAAATTCCGGCATTGCAAAGGATGGGGCAAAGATGGTCAACGCGGTCTCCACTTCCGTGGTTCCGAAATATACCGTAGTGATCGGAGGCTCCTACGGGGCCGGAAACTACGGAATGTGCGGAAGAGCTTTCGACCCTAGATTTTTATGGATGTGGCCGAATGCGCGGATTTCCGTGATGGGGGGCGAACAGGCTTCGAATGTTCTTCTTACCGTAAAACTAGACCAGCTCGAAAAAGAAGGAAAGACCATGTCTGTAGAGGAGCGGGAGATTTTTCGGAAACCGATTCTGGAAGATTATGAAAATCGCTCCTCCTACCTCTATTCGACAGCGAGGCTCTGGGATGACGGAGTTTTAGATCCGGCTCGCACTCGGGAAACTTTAGGTCTGGCCCTCCATTCGGATTTTTCCCCTAAGGGGCAAAAACCTTCTTACGCAATTTTCAGGATGTAG
- a CDS encoding P-II family nitrogen regulator has product MKLIVAIIQPHKLEEVKAELTKNEIYRLTVSDVQGYGQQKGKTEVFRGHEYQVNLLRKVRLEIAVNDEFVKPTVDAILKAAKTGDGKIGDGKILILPLEDVIRIRTGERGSSAI; this is encoded by the coding sequence ATGAAATTAATCGTAGCAATTATCCAGCCTCATAAACTGGAAGAAGTAAAAGCCGAGCTGACAAAAAACGAAATCTACAGGCTTACCGTCAGCGACGTGCAAGGCTACGGGCAGCAGAAAGGTAAGACGGAAGTCTTCCGCGGTCATGAATACCAAGTGAACCTGCTCCGCAAGGTAAGATTGGAAATCGCGGTCAACGACGAGTTCGTCAAACCTACCGTTGATGCGATTCTGAAAGCCGCAAAAACCGGAGACGGAAAGATCGGAGACGGAAAGATTCTGATCCTCCCGCTCGAGGATGTGATCCGTATCCGTACCGGAGAAAGAGGAAGCTCCGCTATCTAA
- a CDS encoding tetratricopeptide repeat protein produces MAGPIIRNYKGGSIIYFEKDRSEDIYVLRNGRVVLTYTAIDTGYEVKEDVRLGEFFGVKSALGKYPREETAQVVGGATVLVFKLHEFEIFVSEKTHLILKMMKVFSSQLRQVHKKLREILGQAEARNPAFELMNVAEVFYKNNNFEHAAYAFGKYLEHYSSGPYAGRAAELLDLAKKGNPYPINMPPLVYEATASPRMTQEGLQNIMKLASEKPSMGSGVDNSITSLYNRAHTFLNVGKFEDAIGIFKELTGRNDFKYDSEKKLVDNALFQMGVCLLKLNNLDTASNTFSTYIKKHPSGESVKESLFHLAEIAEMQGDRQRAGMLFGKVALLPPERDSLSQKARQKAKELSA; encoded by the coding sequence TTGGCTGGGCCCATAATCCGAAATTATAAAGGCGGCTCCATTATTTACTTCGAGAAAGATCGATCGGAGGATATCTACGTCCTCAGGAACGGTCGTGTCGTTCTCACGTACACCGCGATCGATACGGGTTACGAAGTAAAGGAAGACGTAAGGTTAGGCGAATTCTTCGGCGTAAAATCGGCCCTGGGCAAATACCCGCGGGAAGAAACCGCCCAAGTGGTCGGAGGAGCAACGGTACTCGTATTCAAATTACACGAATTCGAGATCTTCGTATCCGAAAAAACCCATCTCATCCTCAAAATGATGAAGGTTTTTTCGAGCCAACTCCGGCAGGTCCATAAGAAACTGCGCGAAATTCTAGGACAGGCCGAAGCGAGAAACCCTGCGTTCGAACTGATGAACGTAGCGGAAGTATTTTACAAAAACAACAACTTCGAGCACGCCGCATACGCGTTCGGCAAATACCTGGAGCATTATTCCTCCGGTCCGTACGCCGGTAGGGCGGCGGAACTCTTGGATTTGGCCAAAAAGGGAAATCCCTATCCTATCAATATGCCCCCGCTGGTATACGAAGCAACCGCGAGTCCTCGTATGACCCAGGAAGGCCTGCAAAACATCATGAAACTCGCATCCGAAAAGCCGAGCATGGGTTCCGGGGTAGACAACTCCATCACTTCCCTGTACAATCGCGCGCATACGTTTTTGAATGTGGGCAAATTCGAGGACGCGATCGGCATATTCAAGGAACTCACGGGAAGGAACGACTTCAAATACGATAGTGAAAAGAAACTTGTGGACAATGCTTTGTTTCAGATGGGCGTATGCTTGCTAAAACTCAATAATTTGGACACCGCGAGTAATACGTTTTCCACATATATCAAAAAGCATCCCTCCGGGGAATCCGTCAAAGAATCTCTGTTTCATTTGGCCGAAATCGCGGAAATGCAAGGAGATCGACAAAGAGCCGGCATGCTCTTCGGAAAAGTCGCCCTACTTCCTCCGGAACGCGATAGCCTCTCACAGAAGGCGAGACAAAAAGCCAAGGAGCTCAGCGCTTAA